Proteins encoded by one window of Lutibacter sp. A64:
- a CDS encoding Rossmann-like and DUF2520 domain-containing protein: protein MIKISIIGGGNVAYHLTAILLKTPTVKLVEVYNRTLDKIQYLKHKTAITANLNTLKDADIYIICVSDNAIEEVSKQLNFSNKLVVHTSGSVALNELKCNANKGVFYLLQSFSKNKNIDFSSIPICLEAETKKDLELLETLAKKISKNSYYINSKQRKNIHVSAVFINNFVNHLYYIGNQICEENEVPFEILRPLIKETASKIETLTPFDAQTGPAKRNDTKTLKKHEAMLSKNQKEIYKLLSQSIYNTYGKKL, encoded by the coding sequence ATGATAAAAATTAGTATAATTGGCGGTGGTAATGTTGCATACCATTTAACAGCTATTTTATTAAAAACACCCACTGTTAAACTGGTTGAAGTTTATAATAGAACATTAGATAAAATTCAATATTTAAAACATAAAACAGCTATAACGGCAAATTTAAACACGTTAAAAGACGCTGATATTTATATAATTTGTGTTTCAGATAATGCTATTGAAGAAGTCTCTAAACAACTAAATTTTAGTAACAAGTTAGTAGTTCACACATCTGGAAGTGTTGCTTTAAACGAATTAAAATGCAATGCAAACAAAGGTGTTTTTTACTTACTTCAGTCTTTTTCAAAAAATAAAAACATCGATTTTTCAAGCATTCCAATTTGTTTAGAAGCTGAAACTAAAAAAGATTTAGAATTACTAGAAACATTAGCTAAAAAAATTTCAAAAAACAGTTATTACATAAATTCAAAACAACGCAAAAACATACATGTCTCTGCCGTTTTTATTAATAATTTTGTTAATCATCTCTATTATATTGGAAATCAAATTTGTGAAGAAAATGAGGTTCCTTTTGAAATTTTACGTCCTTTAATTAAAGAAACAGCTTCAAAAATAGAAACTTTAACTCCTTTTGATGCACAAACCGGACCTGCAAAAAGAAATGATACTAAAACCTTAAAAAAACACGAGGCAATGTTAAGTAAAAATCAAAAAGAAATTTATAAATTGCTATCTCAATCTATTTACAATACGTATGGAAAAAAGTTATAA
- a CDS encoding DUF2147 domain-containing protein, whose protein sequence is MKKTISILSCLFFIGILSVQSQSIFGKWKTIDDQTGNEKSIVEIYQKDGKAYAKIVQLLEKGNKNKVCEACKGDKKNKPMVGMEIIDGLTKDGSEWNDAKILDPKTGKEYKCYITLEGTNKLKVRGYIGFALLGRTQYWHKVK, encoded by the coding sequence ATGAAAAAAACAATCTCAATTTTAAGCTGCTTATTCTTTATTGGAATTTTATCAGTACAATCACAATCTATTTTTGGAAAATGGAAAACAATTGATGATCAAACTGGTAATGAAAAATCTATTGTAGAAATTTATCAAAAAGATGGTAAAGCTTACGCTAAAATTGTTCAACTTTTAGAAAAAGGAAACAAAAATAAAGTTTGTGAAGCTTGCAAAGGTGATAAAAAAAATAAGCCTATGGTAGGAATGGAAATAATTGACGGACTTACTAAAGATGGTAGCGAATGGAACGATGCTAAAATATTAGATCCTAAAACAGGTAAAGAATATAAATGCTATATAACACTCGAAGGTACAAATAAACTTAAAGTGAGAGGATATATTGGTTTTGCTTTACTAGGAAGAACTCAATATTGGCACAAAGTAAAATAA
- a CDS encoding KdsC family phosphatase, whose translation MEKSYKEIMPQINTFIFDVDGVLTNGLITVTTKGELIRNMNVKDGYALKTAIDAGYNICIISGGSNEGVRSRLEGLGITDIYLGTHTKVVQLNEYLTKNNINPENVLYMGDDIPDYPVMKLVGLPCCPKDAVSEIQEVSKYVSQKKGGTGCVRDVIEQVLKVQGKWAKQFNAQTD comes from the coding sequence ATGGAAAAAAGTTATAAAGAAATAATGCCCCAGATTAACACCTTTATTTTTGATGTTGATGGTGTTTTAACAAATGGTTTAATTACAGTAACAACAAAAGGTGAACTTATAAGAAACATGAATGTTAAAGATGGTTATGCCTTAAAAACTGCAATAGATGCAGGCTATAATATATGCATAATTTCTGGAGGAAGTAATGAAGGTGTACGCTCTCGCCTAGAAGGTTTAGGAATTACAGATATTTATTTAGGTACACATACTAAAGTTGTTCAGTTAAACGAATATCTTACTAAAAACAATATCAACCCGGAAAATGTGTTATACATGGGAGATGATATTCCAGATTACCCTGTTATGAAATTAGTTGGCTTACCTTGTTGTCCAAAAGATGCCGTTTCAGAAATTCAAGAAGTATCAAAATATGTATCGCAAAAAAAAGGAGGAACTGGCTGTGTTAGAGATGTTATTGAACAAGTTTTAAAAGTACAAGGAAAGTGGGCAAAGCAATTTAATGCCCAAACTGATTAA
- a CDS encoding protein-L-isoaspartate(D-aspartate) O-methyltransferase produces MKDTHKHQGLRNQLVATIVEKGITDENVLKAIAAVPRHLFMDSGFENFAYQDKAFPIAADQTISQPYTVAFQTELLQVKPTDKILEIGTGSGYQTAVLLEIGARVYTIERQKELFKKTKIFLPKLSYKPKKIIFGDGYKGLPEEAPFDGIIVTAGAPYVPKPLLSQLKIGGRLVIPVGDKVQIMTLFVRTGEKDFEKLELGDFKFVPMLKEKN; encoded by the coding sequence GTGAAAGATACGCACAAACACCAAGGACTTAGAAATCAATTAGTAGCAACAATTGTCGAAAAAGGAATTACAGATGAAAATGTTTTAAAAGCTATTGCAGCTGTGCCAAGACATTTGTTTATGGATTCTGGGTTTGAGAATTTTGCCTACCAAGATAAGGCATTTCCTATTGCCGCTGATCAAACAATTTCTCAACCTTATACCGTTGCTTTTCAAACTGAATTATTACAAGTTAAGCCAACCGATAAAATTTTAGAAATAGGTACGGGTTCTGGATATCAAACAGCTGTTTTACTTGAAATAGGTGCAAGGGTTTATACTATTGAACGTCAAAAAGAACTATTTAAAAAAACAAAAATATTTCTACCTAAACTTAGTTATAAACCAAAAAAAATAATTTTTGGAGATGGTTATAAAGGATTGCCAGAAGAAGCTCCGTTTGATGGAATTATTGTTACTGCAGGTGCGCCTTATGTACCAAAACCGTTATTGTCTCAATTAAAAATAGGAGGTAGGTTGGTAATACCTGTTGGTGATAAAGTACAAATTATGACTTTGTTTGTAAGAACAGGTGAAAAAGATTTTGAAAAATTAGAATTAGGAGATTTTAAATTTGTGCCAATGTTAAAAGAAAAAAATTAA